One window of Trifolium pratense cultivar HEN17-A07 linkage group LG5, ARS_RC_1.1, whole genome shotgun sequence genomic DNA carries:
- the LOC123886972 gene encoding RHOMBOID-like protein 2, which yields MMLCLRLLCSFFPLSWWFAIPPPAIPLPEQREDLESSEEIFDLESLSSSSEDFFHYLSRLSEEEFLSVSETLSTPPEDNNAPPEAAAQHEETPEVERKHFPVLVTSFVVIYIGIFIITMYVNNCTKHTLPTTACFPRFLGRLSFQPTDQNPLYGPSRETLIKMGGLYLRNVLHMHQAWRLFSNIWLHEGFTQLLTDVVSICGVGIRLEQQFGFVRVGLLYLISGLGGSLVSALFIKSRVTVGASGALAGLAGGAISKTFIEYWTLHLPMGFDLSLAVFMMLINVVVTIVQHGDNFVNLGGSIVGVLFGFVIFIRPPVNRLRSTALLIIVDWDDDGTKRGEFERSLLMVSLP from the exons ATGATGCTCTGTCTTAGGTTACTGTGTTCTTTCTTTCCTTTATCGTGGTGGTTTGCTATACCTCCCCCGGCTATACCGCTCCCGGAACAGAGGGAAGATTTGGAGAGCTCGGAAGAGATTTTTGACTTAGAGTCTCTATCTTCTTCTTCAGAAGATTTCTTTCATTATCTGTCTCGGTTGTCAGAAGAAGAGTTTCTTTCTGTGTCAGAGACACTTTCTACCCCACCAGAAGATAACAATGCTCCGCCAGAAGCAGCTGCTCAACATGAAGAAACTCCGGAGGTAGAAAGGAAACACTTTCCGGTGTTGGTTACCAGTTTTGTGGTGATATACATTGGCATATTCATAATTACAATGTATGTCAACAACTGCACAAAACATACTCTTCCTACCACGGCGTGTTTTCCTCGTTTTTTGGGGCGATTATCATTCCAACCAACCGACCAGAACCCGTTATATGGTCCTTCTCGTGAAAC ACTAATAAAGATGGGTGGGTTGTATTTGAGAAATGTGCTTCATATGCACCAGGCATGGCGCCTATTCTCAAATATATGGTTGCACGAGGGGTTTACGCAGCTATTGACCGACGTAGTCAGTATATGTGGAGTTGGAATCCGGCTTGAACAACAATTTGGATTTG TTCGAGTCGGattattatatttgatatcGGGCTTAGGTGGCAGTTTAGTCTCTGCATTATTTATTAAGTCGAGGGTCACTGTCGGTGCCTCTGGTGCACTGGCCGGCTTAGCAGGAGGGGCTATATCAAAAACCTTCATAGAATATTGGACACTACATCTTCCGATG GGTTTTGACTTGTCACTTGCTGTTTTCATGATGCTCATCAATGTAGTTGTCACAATTGTTCAGCACGGTGACAACTTTGTAAATCTCGGAGGATCGATCGTTGGAGTACTATTTGGATTTGTGATATTTATTCGGCCTCCAGTGAACAGATTGCGTTCTACTGCTTTGTTGATT ATTGTTGATTGGGATGATGATGGTACTAAAAGGGGTGAATTTGAACGATCACTGCTCATGGTGTCATTACCTTGA
- the LOC123886971 gene encoding uncharacterized protein LOC123886971 has protein sequence MALFYFLVLSLCITCCIVDARSKPLLNEQNQFTTSYSTMHQVDNDFDCVDIYKQDALQHPLLKNHKIQLYPTFAKNVVQSRRSNDGECPVGKTPIYKGIRKHQFDTNSSSKLQSGDLPIGYHTVSLDTIKDCINGGYAAISIYNLSLSVGQYSSSLICVASGQPNENNICAGLSVYPALYGDSQPRITTQWLDGTNRDCIDKRCSGFVQVTQDKPYIGVVRLPSTPIGEEGEKIVVNVKIQRDNSTGNWWLTLDEIVQVGYWPKELFPHLSEGASLVRFMGQVYASPNLVNPPMGSGRLPKEGYANAALFGKLMTIDSESTQSDVEPEDMKPYSDANSDCYDLLYYKYSGPTYRQAFLFGGPGGQNCDK, from the exons atggcgttattttattttctagttCTTAGTTTGTGCATAACATGTTGCATAGTTGATGCAAGAAGCAAACCTCTACTAAATGAGCAGAATCAGTTTACTACATCATATAGTACTATG CATCAAGTGgataatgattttgattgtgtTGATATTTACAAGCAAGATGCTCTGCAACATCCTTTgctaaaaaatcacaaaattcag CTTTACCCAACATTCGCAAAGAATGTTGTGCAGAGTAGGCGATCTAATGATGGTGAATGTCCGGTAGGTAAAACACCTATTTATAAGGGGATAAGAAAACATCAATTTGATACTAATTCGTCTTCAAAATTACAATCTGGAGATTTGCCTATTGGCTATCAT ACTGTTTCTCTCGATACAATCAAAGATTGTATAAATGGAGGATACGCGGCGATAAGTATTTATAATCTATCACTTTCAGTTGGTCAATATAGCTCGTCTTTAATTTGTGTTGCAAGTGGCCAACCAAACGAAAATAATATATGTGCTGGACTTTCG GTTTATCCTGCCTTATATGGAGATAGTCAACCACGAATAACAACACAATGGCTG GATGGCACTAACCGTGATTGTATCGATAAGCGTTGTTCTGGTTTCGTCCAAGTAACTCAAGACAAACCTTATATTGGAGTTGTCCGATTACCCAGTACTCCAATTGGTGAAGAAGGGgaaaaaattgttgttaatGTCAAAATCCAGcgg GATAACTCCACAGGTAATTGGTGGTTAACTCTTGATGAAATTGTACAAGTTGGATATTGGCCAAAAGAATTATTTCCTCACTTAAGTGAAGGAGCATCTTTGGTTAGATTTATGGGTCAAGTTTATGCTTCGCCTAATTTGGTGAATCCCCCAATGGGTAGTGGGAGATTGCCTAAAGAAGGATATGCAAACGCAGCTCTTTTTGGAAAACTCATGACTATTGATTCAGAATCTACTCAAAGTGATGTAGAACCTGAAGATATGAAACCATATAGTGATGCTAATTCAGATTGCTATGATTTGTTGTATTATAAGTATTCAGGACCTACGTATCGACAAGCTTTTCTGTTTGGTGGGCCGGGTGGACAAAATTGTGATAAATGA